A segment of the Geoglobus ahangari genome:
AGCCGGCATCATCATCTCTCTCAAAATTCCTCAGCCAGTCGAGAAGGCTCTTGTTTATGTTGGGTATGTTCTGGTAGATTATGGGGTAGCTGTGGTTCAGCGCTGGTGGGTAGAGCTCTTCCGCTTCTGGCAGGTTCTTCAGGATGTATGCCCTCTCAAGATCCCAGAAATCTCCGGTAAGCCCCCATGCGATGAGCTTGTTTACCAAAAATGTGTCCACTGGCGTCCAGGGGTCGGGCTTGTAGTTGAGCAGCTTGAACTCTATGGGGAGCTCTCCGTTGCTGATGTAGTCGTTCACACCGTCGCAGTACGCTTTCAGCAAGGGAGCAAATTCGGAGTTCTCGAAGTACTTCCAGGTAGCCTCTGCGGCCGAGACGAAGTCCATCTTTATGTAGAACTCGTCCGTCTCGTTGAGCGACTCTCCGAACACCTCGGAAAGCTCACCCCTCATCAGCCTCCTCTGCAGATCCATCTGGAACAGCCTGTCCTTTGCCTGCACGTAGCCTGCAGCGTAGAACAGGCTCTCCATGTTGTCGGCGGTTATGGTCGGGTTTCCGTAGTCGTCGTACTCTATTCTCGCCTTCCCGTAAGGTGTGCTCAGCTCGATGCTCTGGAAGTCGCTGTATTTCCAGAACTTCCCGAATGGGGAGAAAAGATCCAAGTACAGGGTCATCGGCGTTACGATAATCATAAGCAGGGCTATCGAGAGGAGGGCAACGAACTGCCCCCTCCTGAGCGGTGGCAGTCTCATAAACCAACTCTCCCGCCCAGTGATATATACTTTTTGATAAATCGTGATAGATTTATCGCAACACCTTTAAACACCTTCGTTAACCGGAATCCCATGAAGGTTAACGAGAGCAGGGATCTTTACAGGCTGAGCTTGGCGGTGGTTATGGCTGCTGTGACAGCACTCTCAGCCCAGATAAGCTTCAAAATAGGCCCGGTTCCCTACACAATGCAGAACTTCGCCGTCATGCTCTCGGGCTTCCTTCTCGGCCCAGCTTATGGATTCCTGAGCCAGCTCATCTACCTCGGCATGATCGCCATAGGCCTCCCCTTCGCTGCCGGAGGTGGAGGGATAGGCGTCTTCTTCGGGCACACCGCCGGCTTCCTGATAGCTTTCCCGCTGTCAGCATTCCTCGCAGGCCTTTTCGCAGAAAAGCTTGGAAACAGGCCTGTGGCTCTGTGGCTCTCAACGCTGATTGCCGCAGTGCCGATCTACCTGCTCGGGTTCGCAGTCTTCTACAAGTTCGCTGTTGGGAGCGCTGGCCTGTCCGCGTGGGCGCAGAAGGCGGTTGAGATGTTCGGGATTCCTGCGTGG
Coding sequences within it:
- a CDS encoding biotin transporter BioY, which translates into the protein MKVNESRDLYRLSLAVVMAAVTALSAQISFKIGPVPYTMQNFAVMLSGFLLGPAYGFLSQLIYLGMIAIGLPFAAGGGGIGVFFGHTAGFLIAFPLSAFLAGLFAEKLGNRPVALWLSTLIAAVPIYLLGFAVFYKFAVGSAGLSAWAQKAVEMFGIPAWSFTFVIFAATVLIYIPQDMLVDHLLAVVVYRYVRDLLVQRGIEL